A stretch of the Flavobacterium aquiphilum genome encodes the following:
- a CDS encoding TatD family hydrolase, which yields MEFFNLHTHKFTNREEVLELVNQYPREFDASIPCYSIGIHPWYIDGNLLEEELNIIENKLLKINCLSIGECGLDKRVEIPLSLQEIVFERQLLLAQKYNKPVVIHCVAAYQEVIAIKKRLKITVPMIIHGFSKNKQVAKGLIDNGFYISFGKFLLLNPELETVFQSIPDDRFFLETDTVEEGIEEVYALASKYKNWSMDELKQQIKSNFATVFGKKL from the coding sequence ATGGAGTTCTTCAATTTACATACCCATAAATTTACAAACCGCGAAGAAGTTTTGGAGCTTGTTAATCAATATCCTCGTGAGTTTGATGCCTCAATTCCATGTTATTCTATAGGTATTCACCCTTGGTATATTGATGGAAATTTACTTGAAGAAGAACTAAATATAATAGAAAATAAATTATTAAAAATTAATTGTTTATCTATTGGAGAATGTGGATTAGATAAACGTGTTGAGATTCCTTTGTCTTTACAGGAAATAGTTTTTGAGAGACAGTTGCTTTTGGCGCAAAAATATAATAAACCTGTAGTGATTCATTGTGTCGCTGCTTATCAGGAAGTAATTGCAATCAAGAAGCGATTGAAGATTACAGTCCCGATGATTATTCATGGTTTCTCCAAAAACAAACAAGTCGCGAAAGGACTCATAGATAACGGATTTTATATTTCGTTTGGTAAATTTTTATTGCTCAATCCTGAATTGGAAACCGTTTTTCAAAGTATTCCCGATGATCGATTTTTTTTGGAAACAGATACGGTTGAAGAAGGAATAGAGGAAGTATATGCTTTGGCATCCAAATATAAAAATTGGAGTATGGATGAGCTGAAACAACAAATAAAGAGTAATTTTGC
- a CDS encoding DUF1684 domain-containing protein — MRVTLTLALLFVFTVGFGQQKFDKAVVEKFQKELNAEYADAKTSPLLPEDLAHFKALDFYPINEKAFVVAKFIRTENEKPFEMPTSGARRPLYVKYGEAHFVMEGKKFKLNIYRNIELSKKEEYKNHLFLPFSDLTSGKESYIGGKYIDLNVPSGNTIVIDFNLSYNPYCAYSYKYSCPKVPLENDLAIEIKAGVKKFHD, encoded by the coding sequence ATGAGAGTTACACTTACTTTGGCTTTGTTGTTTGTGTTTACCGTTGGGTTTGGCCAACAAAAATTTGATAAAGCAGTTGTTGAAAAATTTCAAAAAGAACTGAATGCAGAATATGCAGACGCAAAGACAAGTCCGCTTTTGCCGGAAGATTTGGCTCATTTCAAAGCCTTGGATTTTTATCCTATTAATGAAAAAGCATTCGTAGTCGCAAAATTTATAAGAACTGAAAACGAAAAACCGTTTGAAATGCCAACTTCTGGAGCAAGAAGACCGCTGTATGTGAAATATGGGGAAGCTCATTTTGTAATGGAAGGAAAGAAATTTAAACTGAATATTTATCGCAATATTGAACTTTCAAAAAAGGAAGAATACAAAAACCATTTGTTTCTGCCGTTTTCAGACCTAACTTCGGGGAAGGAGAGTTATATAGGAGGGAAATATATAGATTTAAATGTTCCGTCCGGCAATACGATTGTTATTGATTTTAATTTATCCTACAATCCGTACTGTGCTTATAGTTATAAATATTCCTGCCCAAAAGTGCCTTTGGAAAATGATTTGGCTATCGAAATCAAAGCAGGTGTTAAGAAGTTTCATGACTAA
- a CDS encoding MDR family MFS transporter, translated as MLKTALGRYINNFKGFTREVWILALITFINRAGTMVLPFLSKYLKEDLQFSYGEVGWIMVTFGLGSMLGSWLGGKLTDKIGFYKIMIFSLFTSGVLFFVLQYITSFWGLCFGMFTIMAISDMFRPAMFVSLSVYAKPENRVRALSLVRLAVNLGFTAGPALGGLIILGMGYQGLFWVDGSTSIIAILIFAFYVKEKKRVQVSADDSITKPLPNSIYKDKPFWILLFISFVTFMVFLQIFSTLPLYHNEKFGLSEFQTGLLLSINGLLVFLLEMPIVSRLERKKFNKVKSIGYGSLCIAAGYYILLIDSWVGILVISIVLLTFGEIFSFPFANAVALNRAPKGQEGQYMGFYTMSFSLAHIVSSKTGLEIIAHYNYPVNWFIMGCLAMVAFLSGIWLDRILHKEKNQ; from the coding sequence ATGCTCAAAACTGCCCTCGGTCGATACATCAACAATTTTAAAGGATTCACACGTGAAGTTTGGATACTTGCCCTAATCACTTTTATCAACAGGGCTGGTACCATGGTACTGCCTTTTCTATCCAAATATCTAAAAGAAGACTTACAGTTTTCCTACGGCGAAGTGGGATGGATTATGGTTACCTTTGGATTGGGTTCTATGTTGGGTTCATGGTTAGGGGGTAAATTAACCGATAAAATAGGCTTCTATAAAATCATGATTTTCAGCCTTTTTACAAGCGGAGTTTTATTTTTTGTCTTGCAATACATCACTAGTTTTTGGGGATTGTGTTTTGGTATGTTTACCATCATGGCCATTTCGGATATGTTTCGCCCAGCTATGTTTGTATCCTTAAGCGTATATGCGAAACCAGAAAACAGAGTCCGCGCCTTATCCTTGGTACGATTAGCAGTAAACCTTGGATTTACAGCAGGTCCGGCGTTGGGTGGATTAATCATTTTAGGAATGGGATACCAAGGTTTGTTTTGGGTTGATGGAAGTACCAGTATAATCGCAATTCTGATTTTTGCTTTTTATGTCAAAGAAAAAAAGAGAGTACAGGTTTCTGCAGATGATTCTATAACTAAACCTCTCCCAAATTCCATCTACAAAGACAAACCTTTTTGGATACTGCTTTTTATCAGTTTTGTCACATTTATGGTTTTTCTCCAAATATTTTCTACTCTACCGTTATATCACAATGAAAAATTTGGCCTCAGCGAGTTCCAGACCGGGTTACTTCTTTCCATCAATGGTTTATTAGTTTTTCTTTTGGAAATGCCAATTGTTAGTAGATTGGAACGAAAAAAATTTAATAAAGTAAAAAGTATTGGCTATGGTTCATTATGTATTGCGGCTGGATATTATATTTTGCTGATCGATTCCTGGGTTGGGATTTTAGTTATCAGTATCGTATTACTCACATTTGGAGAAATATTTTCTTTCCCTTTTGCCAATGCTGTTGCCCTCAACCGAGCGCCAAAAGGACAGGAAGGTCAATATATGGGATTTTACACCATGAGTTTCAGTTTGGCTCATATTGTAAGTTCCAAAACAGGTCTTGAAATCATTGCCCATTACAACTACCCCGTCAACTGGTTTATAATGGGTTGTTTAGCAATGGTTGCTTTTCTTTCCGGCATCTGGCTGGATAGAATACTTCATAAAGAGAAAAATCAATAA
- a CDS encoding BlaI/MecI/CopY family transcriptional regulator, which translates to MQKLTNKEEEIMHILWKLKKAFVKEVMAEITEDQPHYNTLSTIIRNLEEKGYVSYNVFGNTHQYYPLVSIEEYRKKFMSRAIDNYFNSSYKNMVSFFAKEEKITADELREILAMIEQKK; encoded by the coding sequence ATGCAAAAGCTAACGAATAAGGAAGAAGAAATCATGCACATTTTATGGAAGCTCAAAAAAGCATTCGTAAAAGAAGTCATGGCTGAAATCACCGAAGACCAGCCACATTACAATACTCTCTCTACTATCATCCGGAACCTGGAGGAAAAAGGGTATGTTTCGTATAATGTTTTTGGGAATACACATCAATATTATCCATTGGTAAGTATTGAGGAATACCGCAAAAAGTTCATGAGCAGGGCAATTGACAATTATTTCAACAGTTCCTATAAAAATATGGTATCCTTTTTTGCCAAAGAAGAAAAAATCACAGCTGATGAGCTTCGCGAAATTCTAGCTATGATTGAACAAAAAAAATAA
- a CDS encoding M56 family metallopeptidase, protein METLFINIVKSSGLIAVFYIAYYLLLRKETFFTANRWFLLAGLLTSVILPWIVFTTIVWVEPTPTNIDWSKIPMTPVQEESFEIDWYLATAIAYAIGSVLLLAQFAYDFYHLNSVIKGKSVKHQADHKFIDLNENIAPFSYFNTIVYNSSLYSEQEMESILEHEKVHGEQYHTIDVLITRIFCIVFWFNPFMWLYKKAILQNLEFIADSEATKKLSDKKAYQLTLLKITTHENCVVLTNHFYQSLIKKRIVMLNKTQSKKWNSLKYALVIPVLVAFVFIFQMEVIAKEKHQNIKIEQVKSTSKDVEIYKIDKNTTEAELKEKAETISKNYGVTVHFSKTKRNASDELTSIAIEIKKGKEIAENRTVKSTDPIKAFAIIISKDENGKLKIDFAEDNESVHKEHKIVISNNLSSKNDIPDDTEIIIDDKKSDKTEMEKLDPEDIVNINVIKNSDKKEVRIITKKHSENGSEEEYFINNEKVDKDTFNQTDPKNITRMDVNTNGKKTIRIVTSNNINIQHDKNAPVPPIPPTPPVMKAKAPAPPAMPKAPKAPKGDPVHGDKKAWKEFEKQMEEFDAKMKKIEPQMEAFDKQMAEFDKQMEPFNKQMEAFNEKMKIYEKEMEKYLSEKKDKK, encoded by the coding sequence ATGGAAACACTATTCATCAATATCGTAAAATCAAGCGGACTGATAGCTGTATTTTATATCGCCTATTATTTGCTGTTGCGAAAAGAAACTTTTTTTACAGCCAATCGTTGGTTTCTTTTGGCAGGTTTGTTGACCTCAGTCATTTTGCCTTGGATAGTTTTCACCACCATAGTTTGGGTAGAGCCAACACCAACCAATATTGATTGGTCAAAAATTCCGATGACACCTGTCCAAGAAGAAAGTTTTGAAATCGATTGGTATCTTGCTACAGCCATTGCTTATGCAATTGGTTCAGTTCTTTTATTGGCTCAGTTTGCTTACGATTTTTATCATTTAAACAGTGTTATAAAAGGAAAATCGGTTAAACATCAAGCCGACCATAAATTCATCGACTTAAACGAAAATATCGCTCCTTTTTCGTATTTCAACACTATCGTTTACAACTCATCACTGTACAGCGAACAAGAAATGGAAAGCATACTCGAACACGAAAAAGTACACGGCGAACAATACCACACGATAGACGTCTTAATCACACGTATATTCTGCATCGTATTTTGGTTCAATCCTTTTATGTGGTTATACAAAAAAGCAATTTTGCAAAACCTGGAATTCATTGCCGATAGTGAGGCGACCAAAAAATTATCCGACAAAAAAGCCTATCAGCTTACACTTTTAAAAATTACGACACACGAAAATTGTGTTGTGCTTACCAATCATTTTTATCAATCATTAATCAAAAAACGAATCGTTATGTTAAACAAAACCCAATCAAAAAAATGGAATTCCTTGAAGTACGCTTTGGTTATTCCGGTATTAGTCGCTTTTGTATTTATATTCCAAATGGAAGTTATTGCCAAAGAAAAACATCAAAACATCAAAATAGAACAAGTAAAATCAACTTCAAAAGATGTTGAAATTTATAAAATTGACAAAAATACAACTGAAGCCGAATTAAAAGAAAAAGCAGAAACAATCAGTAAAAATTACGGAGTCACCGTTCATTTTTCTAAAACAAAAAGAAATGCAAGTGATGAACTAACTTCCATTGCGATTGAAATAAAAAAAGGAAAAGAAATTGCCGAAAACAGAACTGTAAAAAGCACTGACCCTATAAAAGCTTTTGCAATAATCATTTCAAAAGACGAAAATGGAAAATTAAAAATCGACTTTGCCGAAGATAATGAATCTGTTCACAAAGAGCATAAAATAGTCATAAGCAACAATCTCTCTTCAAAAAACGACATTCCTGATGACACAGAAATCATCATTGACGATAAAAAGTCAGACAAAACAGAAATGGAGAAATTAGATCCAGAAGATATTGTAAATATAAATGTCATCAAAAATTCAGATAAAAAAGAAGTTCGAATAATCACTAAAAAACATTCTGAAAATGGTTCTGAGGAAGAGTATTTTATAAATAATGAAAAAGTAGATAAAGACACATTTAATCAAACGGATCCCAAAAACATTACCAGAATGGATGTTAATACTAACGGTAAAAAAACAATCCGAATCGTTACAAGTAACAACATTAATATCCAACACGACAAAAACGCACCGGTTCCTCCAATACCTCCGACACCTCCAGTTATGAAAGCAAAGGCTCCTGCTCCACCCGCTATGCCAAAAGCTCCTAAAGCTCCAAAAGGCGACCCTGTTCATGGAGACAAAAAAGCCTGGAAAGAATTTGAAAAACAAATGGAAGAGTTTGATGCCAAAATGAAAAAAATAGAACCTCAAATGGAAGCATTCGATAAACAAATGGCCGAATTTGATAAGCAAATGGAACCATTCAACAAACAAATGGAAGCTTTCAACGAAAAAATGAAAATCTACGAGAAAGAAATGGAAAAATATTTATCCGAGAAAAAGGATAAAAAATAA
- a CDS encoding SsrA-binding protein yields MFKILAKINKLILPSFTKQKLDISKAKKWQMAIIGYRYYVTIRALN; encoded by the coding sequence ATGTTTAAAATTCTTGCTAAAATCAACAAACTAATCCTACCAAGCTTTACCAAGCAAAAACTTGATATATCCAAAGCCAAAAAGTGGCAAATGGCAATTATTGGATATCGCTATTATGTTACAATCAGGGCACTAAATTAG
- a CDS encoding adenine phosphoribosyltransferase yields MDLKKYIRDIQGFPKEGIVFKDITPLLIDPNARKECLEILLSTVKDKKIDKVIGVESRGFFFGMLLAEELNAGFVPVRKPKKLPFDTISASYDLEYGTDTLEIHTDAIQKGDRVLIHDDVLATGGTAKAVCELVERLGGVIVQCNFLMEITFLNGREKIPGNEIFAAMTY; encoded by the coding sequence ATGGACTTAAAAAAATATATACGTGATATTCAGGGATTTCCAAAAGAGGGAATTGTATTTAAAGATATCACTCCACTGTTAATTGATCCAAATGCAAGGAAAGAATGCTTAGAAATATTGCTTTCTACTGTAAAAGACAAAAAAATTGACAAGGTAATTGGTGTAGAAAGCCGTGGTTTTTTCTTTGGGATGCTTTTGGCAGAGGAATTGAATGCTGGTTTTGTTCCTGTTCGTAAACCTAAAAAGCTTCCTTTTGATACCATATCGGCTTCTTATGATTTAGAATATGGTACCGATACGCTTGAAATTCACACCGATGCCATTCAAAAAGGGGATAGGGTATTGATACATGATGATGTTTTGGCTACAGGGGGAACTGCAAAAGCCGTATGTGAATTGGTAGAAAGACTAGGTGGGGTCATCGTTCAGTGTAACTTCTTGATGGAAATAACTTTCCTGAACGGCAGGGAGAAAATTCCAGGAAATGAAATTTTTGCAGCAATGACGTATTGA
- a CDS encoding lysozyme: MQKITSVSESFIAKIKKSEGFKSRPYPDPGTKGRPFTIGYGTTRYFDTGKLVTMVDKPIDEKEGDRLLRGWFSKYVSPLVDRLCRDDLTQDEFDAIADFVYNAGATYIDKKGNVKYFNLFEKVNNKVPKSELQAYWEKLCITGGGHILPGLITRRKEEVELYF; encoded by the coding sequence ATGCAAAAAATCACATCAGTATCCGAAAGCTTTATCGCTAAAATAAAGAAAAGCGAGGGTTTTAAATCCAGACCTTATCCTGATCCGGGAACTAAGGGAAGGCCTTTTACTATTGGCTACGGTACTACCCGATATTTTGATACTGGTAAACTGGTCACTATGGTCGATAAACCAATTGATGAAAAAGAAGGCGATCGCTTGTTAAGAGGTTGGTTTTCAAAATATGTTTCGCCATTGGTTGACAGATTATGCCGTGATGATCTTACGCAAGATGAGTTTGATGCTATTGCTGATTTCGTTTACAATGCCGGAGCCACATATATTGATAAAAAAGGCAATGTTAAATATTTTAATCTATTCGAAAAAGTAAACAACAAAGTGCCAAAATCAGAACTACAGGCCTATTGGGAAAAACTATGCATCACCGGAGGTGGCCACATATTGCCCGGATTAATCACCCGAAGAAAAGAAGAAGTCGAACTTTATTTTTAA
- a CDS encoding phage holin family protein, whose product MEKIIVILWITFALYLSVLLGIFADLWSGIRKAKINGVARSSYGYRRTIDKIARYYNVLMALTVIDGMQISSVWYLDTYYHMTSLPMFPFLTLVGSIFMCVIEVKSILEKAEDKVRIENVGALAGKIITHKDDIGEIVKAVVEYMNKPEEKEVVVEPVEK is encoded by the coding sequence ATGGAAAAAATAATTGTAATACTTTGGATCACATTTGCCCTTTATTTATCTGTTTTGCTCGGAATATTTGCCGACTTATGGAGCGGAATCAGAAAAGCCAAAATCAACGGAGTTGCACGTTCCTCTTATGGCTACCGTAGAACGATTGATAAAATCGCTAGGTATTATAATGTGCTGATGGCATTAACTGTCATTGATGGTATGCAGATTTCTTCTGTATGGTATCTAGATACTTATTATCACATGACAAGTCTTCCAATGTTTCCGTTTTTAACACTTGTTGGATCCATTTTCATGTGTGTGATTGAAGTAAAAAGTATTTTAGAAAAAGCAGAAGATAAAGTGCGTATTGAAAATGTCGGGGCTTTGGCCGGAAAGATAATTACACATAAAGACGATATTGGAGAAATTGTAAAAGCAGTAGTTGAGTACATGAATAAACCTGAAGAAAAAGAAGTTGTTGTTGAACCGGTAGAAAAATAA